The Leucoraja erinacea ecotype New England unplaced genomic scaffold, Leri_hhj_1 Leri_963S, whole genome shotgun sequence genome includes a region encoding these proteins:
- the LOC129695154 gene encoding up-regulator of cell proliferation-like yields MREISWGKLDDSKPTRPEDLPWQFLQRILLANSLARNPEWPPAQSLEDRKDDVEDFNYLFEVKEPGDSGFNPLDIIAAIFLCADHSLQQELMLKMSLCQLALPFLLPEGHSYPRDKLRGPMEGSGATLLLWAMRHIVKMWCPQSPHREQPRCGDAHRDSNRANCLLPQTRKVHGVQIQTPQSHLEPDPAAAEYLPALRDGMWECAPWDIGWDG; encoded by the coding sequence ATGCGGGAGATATCCTGGGGTAAACTGGACGACAGCAAACCAACTCGACCAGAAGATCTTCCTTGGCAATTTCTCCAAAGGATCCTCTTAGCTAATTCACTGGCGAGGAATCCTGAATGGCCCCCTGCTCAGTCCTTGGAAGACAGGAAAGATGATGTTGAAGATTTCAACTATTTATTTGAAGTGAAAGAGCCAGGGGATTCAGGGTTTAATCCTCTGGATATCATTGCTGCCATTTTCCTCTGTGCCGACCACTCTCTCCAGCAGGAACTGATGCTGAAGATGTCTCTGTGCCAACTTGCATTACCCTTTCTGCTGCCGGAAGGGCACAGTTACCCCAGGGACAAGCTGAGGGGACCCATGGAAGGGTCTGGTGCCACCCTTCTCCTCTGGGCCATGAGGCACATTGTTAAAATGTGGTGCCCACAATCTCCCCACAGGGAGCAGCCGCGTTGTGGAGATGCCCATCGTGACAGCAACCGTGCCAACTGTCTCCTTCCTCAGACTCGGAAGGTGCACGGTGTCCAAATCCAAACTCCTCAATCTCACCTTGAGCCAGACCCAGCTGCAGCAGAATATCTTCCTGCACTCCGGGATGGAATGTGGGAATGTGCCCCGTGGGATATCGGATGGGATGGCTGA